One region of Mycolicibacterium rhodesiae NBB3 genomic DNA includes:
- a CDS encoding enoyl-CoA hydratase/isomerase family protein has protein sequence MDFQRILFDVSDHIATITINRPERLNATDDLTRTELGQAWARVRDDADIRVAIITGAGDRAFSAGQDIRATAQSGIRNKVPGSRLHHNVWKPVICALNGMVVGGGLHQVADSDLIIAAEHAELIDTHLMVGNVFALEPTVLLRRMPLSMVMQLALMTKDGRISAQRGYEIGLINEVVPADRLQERAREIALAITKLSPATVQASIKGMWTSLDVGLHAAHDVAYRYVLQHQMTHPDYLEGMKAFAEKREPQWVVD, from the coding sequence GTGGACTTCCAGAGGATCCTGTTCGACGTCAGCGATCACATCGCGACCATCACCATCAACCGCCCGGAGCGGCTCAATGCCACCGATGATCTGACCCGCACTGAGCTCGGACAAGCGTGGGCGCGGGTGCGCGACGACGCCGACATCCGCGTCGCCATCATCACAGGCGCAGGTGACCGCGCATTCAGCGCAGGCCAGGACATTCGAGCGACCGCACAATCGGGTATCCGCAACAAGGTGCCGGGCTCGAGGCTGCATCACAACGTCTGGAAGCCGGTCATCTGCGCTCTCAACGGAATGGTGGTCGGGGGAGGGCTGCACCAGGTGGCCGATTCCGATCTGATCATCGCCGCCGAGCATGCCGAGCTCATCGACACCCATCTGATGGTCGGCAATGTCTTCGCGTTGGAGCCGACGGTTCTGCTGCGCAGAATGCCCTTGTCGATGGTCATGCAATTGGCGCTCATGACCAAGGACGGGCGGATCAGCGCCCAGCGCGGATACGAGATCGGGTTGATCAACGAGGTGGTACCCGCCGATCGTCTGCAGGAGCGCGCGCGCGAGATCGCGCTGGCGATCACGAAGTTGAGCCCGGCGACCGTGCAGGCCTCGATCAAGGGAATGTGGACAAGCCTCGACGTCGGACTGCATGCCGCCCACGACGTCGCCTACCGCTATGTACTTCAGCACCAGATGACACATCCCGATTACCTCGAGGGCATGAAGGCCTTCGCCGAGAAGCGGGAGCCGCAATGGGTGGTCGACTGA
- a CDS encoding class I adenylate-forming enzyme family protein, with protein sequence MPDLAERIEVILGLDPDAEAIEFGGAWTTWGTLATVAQGVADSLRSAGLTTGAPVGVVLRNDPAMIAAMLGVLLARCCIVTLNPSHGDEGLGQDIRDLRLPAVVACGADWDRAGVIESAKGALGIRVSVTDRPVEVVEGLESPGDGPFRESHPTVAVEMLTSGTTGPPKRIPLTYSAFERTISAAGTHYGSSDDTAARLRRGVMIVSSPLVHMSGLFRTLLYVCQGRQIALLPRFTVADFIDLVTRHRPKAVSLVPTALAMVLEAGVDPVVFESVKVVTSGTAPLSVSLQETFEDKYGVAVLPSYGATEFAGGVAGWNLTLHREWARSKRGSVGRPQPGREIRIVAVDNGREAAAGEQGVIEVRTEGGDWVRTTDLGRLDGDGFLFVDGRTDDVINRGGFKVTPADIVAALRSHPAVRDAGVTGLADERLGAVPVAAVECADGQHTTTAELLDYLRARLSRYQVPADLRIVDELPRTPSMKISQPGIRALFEQADT encoded by the coding sequence ATGCCGGATCTTGCCGAACGCATCGAGGTGATCCTCGGCCTCGACCCGGACGCCGAAGCGATCGAGTTCGGCGGCGCGTGGACGACGTGGGGCACCCTGGCCACGGTCGCGCAAGGGGTGGCCGACAGCCTGCGCTCCGCCGGTCTGACCACGGGCGCACCGGTGGGTGTGGTGCTGCGCAACGACCCGGCGATGATCGCGGCGATGCTCGGAGTGCTGCTGGCCCGCTGCTGCATCGTCACACTCAACCCGTCACACGGCGATGAGGGTCTGGGCCAAGACATCCGTGACCTTCGCCTACCCGCGGTGGTGGCGTGCGGAGCCGACTGGGACAGGGCGGGCGTCATCGAGTCTGCCAAGGGCGCTCTGGGCATTCGCGTGTCCGTTACCGACCGCCCCGTCGAGGTTGTGGAGGGCCTCGAGTCGCCCGGCGACGGACCGTTCCGCGAATCACATCCAACGGTCGCGGTGGAGATGCTCACCAGCGGAACAACGGGGCCGCCGAAACGGATTCCGCTGACGTACAGCGCGTTTGAGCGCACCATATCCGCGGCCGGAACTCACTACGGTTCCAGCGACGACACCGCTGCCCGGTTGCGGCGGGGCGTGATGATCGTGAGTTCGCCGCTGGTGCACATGTCGGGACTGTTCCGCACACTGCTCTACGTGTGTCAGGGCCGCCAGATCGCACTGTTGCCGCGGTTCACCGTCGCCGACTTCATCGATCTTGTCACCCGGCACCGACCGAAGGCCGTCAGTCTGGTTCCGACCGCGCTGGCGATGGTCCTGGAGGCTGGTGTCGACCCTGTCGTGTTCGAAAGCGTCAAGGTGGTGACATCGGGCACCGCACCGTTGTCGGTCAGTCTGCAGGAGACGTTCGAAGACAAGTACGGCGTTGCCGTCCTGCCCTCCTATGGGGCGACCGAATTCGCGGGCGGCGTGGCGGGGTGGAATCTGACGCTGCACCGCGAATGGGCCCGGTCAAAGCGGGGCAGTGTGGGCCGTCCCCAACCCGGCCGGGAGATACGCATTGTGGCGGTGGACAACGGCCGCGAAGCCGCCGCAGGCGAGCAGGGGGTTATCGAAGTGCGCACTGAAGGCGGTGATTGGGTGCGAACGACCGACCTCGGGCGCCTCGACGGCGACGGATTCCTTTTCGTCGACGGACGGACCGACGATGTGATCAACCGGGGCGGCTTCAAGGTCACGCCTGCCGATATCGTCGCAGCCCTTCGATCCCATCCCGCCGTGCGCGATGCCGGGGTGACGGGCCTGGCCGATGAGCGACTCGGAGCGGTTCCGGTGGCGGCCGTGGAGTGCGCGGACGGACAGCACACCACCACCGCGGAGTTGCTCGACTACCTCCGCGCTCGACTGAGTCGCTACCAAGTTCCTGCCGATCTGAGGATCGTGGATGAACTGCCCCGGACCCCATCGATGAAGATCAGTCAGCCTGGCATTCGTGCCCTTTTCGAACAAGCCGACACGTAG
- a CDS encoding SMP-30/gluconolactonase/LRE family protein, whose translation MASGLGFPEGPTVDQDGSVLVSEIANGRISRVRPDGAVETFAETGGGPNGMARLPDGRIVVCQNGGSRFAVRPWPFEIDGSVPLFLPAGAPDEPVTPQLQIVSAEGEIGTLTTTFTSISGDELPLARPSDICVDAQGGFYVTDGFSVQGRRRSMTGVLYGTPDGRLSEIVYPLELPNGVALSPDGSTLYVAETRTRRIWEFEVLGPGRLGAARGLATVPSGGPMNFGGADGLCVAADGTIIVATVGTGGATAFSPDGQLLGAIVADDPMTTNVALSPDGRALFITLASSGRLVVVDDWRTALAPVP comes from the coding sequence GTGGCATCCGGGCTGGGCTTTCCAGAGGGGCCGACAGTGGACCAGGACGGCTCGGTCTTGGTCTCCGAGATCGCCAATGGCCGGATCAGCAGAGTGCGCCCCGACGGCGCGGTCGAGACGTTCGCCGAGACCGGGGGTGGGCCCAACGGAATGGCCCGATTGCCCGACGGCCGGATCGTGGTGTGCCAGAACGGCGGTTCTCGGTTCGCTGTCAGACCGTGGCCGTTCGAGATCGACGGTTCCGTGCCACTGTTTCTGCCCGCAGGCGCTCCCGACGAACCGGTCACCCCACAACTGCAGATCGTCTCGGCCGAAGGCGAGATAGGTACTCTGACAACAACGTTCACGAGCATCAGCGGTGATGAACTCCCGTTGGCACGGCCCAGCGACATCTGCGTGGATGCCCAGGGCGGCTTCTATGTCACCGACGGCTTCTCGGTGCAGGGAAGACGCCGGAGCATGACCGGCGTTCTGTACGGGACGCCGGACGGACGACTCAGTGAGATCGTGTACCCACTCGAACTTCCCAACGGCGTGGCCCTGTCCCCCGATGGATCCACGCTGTACGTCGCCGAGACCAGGACGCGGCGGATCTGGGAGTTCGAGGTGCTCGGCCCGGGACGTCTCGGCGCGGCGCGCGGTCTTGCCACGGTGCCCAGCGGCGGACCGATGAATTTCGGCGGCGCCGATGGACTTTGTGTCGCTGCCGACGGCACGATCATCGTCGCCACCGTCGGAACCGGCGGGGCGACGGCCTTTTCACCCGACGGACAACTGCTCGGCGCGATTGTCGCCGATGACCCGATGACCACCAACGTCGCGCTCAGCCCCGACGGCCGTGCGCTGTTCATCACGCTGGCATCGTCGGGACGTCTGGTGGTCGTGGACGATTGGAGAACCGCTCTTGCGCCCGTCCCGTGA
- a CDS encoding SDR family NAD(P)-dependent oxidoreductase, giving the protein MRPSRDAGRLAGRVALVTGAGQGIGQGIAYALAAEGASIAAIDVRPGGCEETVAECRRRGVEAISVTADVGNRAEVDAAVSEVVAHFGSVEILVNNAHAFELGIFLEHTTDEHMERSWRSATMGTLYCMQACLPVMRQRGGGKILNIGSGSALDGDAGAASYVTAKEAVRALTRVGAREWGQYGIYVNTLCPFARSPRWDDFAAAHPGRVEKQAAALPLRRAPGDPELDIGRAAVFLLSDDASYVTGQTLFVEGGRMRT; this is encoded by the coding sequence TTGCGCCCGTCCCGTGACGCCGGACGTCTGGCCGGACGGGTCGCCCTCGTCACCGGCGCAGGCCAGGGCATCGGTCAGGGCATTGCCTACGCCCTGGCCGCCGAGGGCGCGTCGATCGCGGCGATAGACGTCCGGCCCGGCGGTTGCGAGGAAACGGTGGCCGAGTGCCGCCGCCGGGGAGTCGAGGCGATATCGGTGACCGCCGACGTAGGTAACCGTGCCGAGGTGGACGCAGCGGTGTCCGAGGTCGTGGCCCACTTTGGTTCGGTCGAGATCCTGGTGAACAACGCTCACGCGTTCGAATTAGGAATCTTCCTGGAGCACACCACCGATGAGCACATGGAGCGCTCTTGGCGCAGTGCCACGATGGGCACGCTGTACTGCATGCAAGCCTGCCTACCCGTGATGCGTCAGCGCGGCGGCGGCAAGATCCTCAACATCGGATCCGGTTCGGCGCTGGACGGCGACGCCGGGGCAGCGAGCTATGTGACCGCCAAGGAAGCCGTCCGCGCGCTGACACGCGTGGGCGCGCGCGAGTGGGGCCAATACGGCATCTATGTGAACACGTTGTGCCCCTTCGCTCGCTCGCCGAGGTGGGACGATTTCGCCGCGGCACATCCGGGGCGGGTTGAGAAGCAGGCGGCCGCACTCCCCCTGCGTAGGGCACCGGGCGACCCCGAACTCGACATCGGGCGCGCCGCGGTGTTCCTGCTCAGTGACGACGCCAGCTATGTCACAGGCCAAACCCTTTTCGTCGAGGGTGGGCGGATGCGGACGTGA
- a CDS encoding FAS1-like dehydratase domain-containing protein, which translates to MRERLGKWTPWGPPSPPISESDIRRWAIASYWNCVPPRLYWDRDYAASTHWGGIIAPPDFNPFAWPISRPHSTGDGRTRRRVNGGVQMQFGVPMRPGDRIQARSRIEGWQPKSGRTGDLLLVDFAHEWRNQRVETVRITVHTMVYS; encoded by the coding sequence ATGCGCGAGCGATTGGGAAAGTGGACGCCGTGGGGACCACCGAGTCCCCCGATCTCGGAATCCGACATTCGCCGTTGGGCGATCGCGTCCTACTGGAATTGCGTTCCGCCGCGGTTGTATTGGGATCGCGACTATGCGGCGAGCACACACTGGGGCGGCATCATCGCGCCACCGGATTTCAACCCGTTCGCCTGGCCGATATCGCGCCCGCACTCGACGGGCGATGGGCGGACCAGGCGACGTGTCAACGGCGGCGTGCAGATGCAGTTCGGCGTCCCGATGCGGCCCGGCGACCGAATCCAGGCGCGATCACGTATCGAGGGCTGGCAGCCCAAGTCGGGCCGCACCGGCGATCTGCTGCTGGTCGACTTCGCCCATGAGTGGCGCAACCAACGGGTTGAGACCGTTCGGATCACCGTACACACGATGGTCTACTCGTGA
- a CDS encoding SDR family oxidoreductase, with protein MTALLAGRVVIVSGVGPGLGRDLVLACAREGANVVLVARDGDRLSRIEREVGDPSRTHCVPIAPDDPNEPTRIAAEALDRFGAIDGLVNNAATIPPLTDLVDAPTSDVTASLDANFYPAFHLTRAVAPTMRKQRRGSIVMINSAVVRHPKREFGAYNIAKHALLGLTRSLAFELGPDGIRVNTLAPGKIGGARLTAYFEVRANERGMSPSAIEAEYANNIALQRIPSSAEYADAAVFLLSDLSRSITGHLLDANGGEYFD; from the coding sequence GTGACGGCGCTGCTCGCCGGCCGCGTGGTCATCGTTTCCGGAGTCGGCCCCGGCCTCGGACGTGATTTGGTACTGGCGTGCGCGCGAGAGGGCGCCAACGTGGTCCTCGTCGCACGGGATGGCGACCGGCTGAGCAGGATCGAGCGCGAAGTCGGCGACCCGTCCAGAACCCACTGTGTGCCAATAGCTCCCGACGATCCTAATGAGCCGACGCGTATCGCCGCGGAAGCGCTCGACCGATTCGGTGCTATCGACGGACTGGTCAACAACGCCGCGACGATTCCGCCGCTGACCGATCTGGTCGACGCGCCAACCTCAGACGTGACGGCGAGCCTCGACGCCAATTTCTATCCGGCGTTCCATCTCACACGGGCGGTCGCCCCCACCATGCGGAAGCAGCGCCGTGGATCGATTGTGATGATCAACTCTGCGGTCGTTCGACATCCCAAGCGGGAGTTCGGCGCGTACAACATCGCCAAACACGCGCTGCTGGGGTTGACCCGCTCGCTGGCTTTCGAACTGGGTCCGGACGGGATTCGGGTCAACACGTTGGCGCCCGGGAAGATCGGCGGTGCGCGGCTGACGGCCTACTTCGAGGTTCGCGCCAACGAGCGCGGCATGTCGCCGTCAGCGATCGAAGCTGAATACGCCAACAACATTGCGCTGCAGCGGATTCCGTCCTCGGCCGAGTATGCCGACGCTGCGGTCTTCTTGCTGTCCGATCTCTCGCGCTCGATTACCGGCCATCTACTGGATGCGAATGGCGGCGAGTATTTCGACTGA
- a CDS encoding alpha/beta hydrolase, producing MAIDSCIGPDDPDVVVVAHSISGLCLPLIAECRTVSRMVFLSALIPTPGQAFADCVAEDPDILPFSAQVAKVGTEIGFGWEAVHRAFYHDCPEHLARRAFEELRAQSITAFIEPSPLRRWPATPTTVIVMNQDRVVAPHWTRSMARRLPAADLVELDGGHSPFYADPETLANTLVQISRNTRRHSHPVDGR from the coding sequence GTGGCCATCGACAGCTGTATCGGTCCTGATGATCCCGACGTCGTCGTTGTGGCTCATTCGATCTCCGGGCTGTGCCTACCGCTCATCGCCGAGTGCAGGACCGTCAGCCGGATGGTCTTCCTGTCGGCTCTCATCCCGACACCGGGGCAGGCATTCGCCGATTGCGTCGCCGAGGATCCGGACATCCTGCCCTTCTCCGCACAGGTCGCGAAGGTCGGAACCGAGATCGGTTTCGGTTGGGAGGCCGTGCACCGCGCCTTCTATCATGATTGCCCGGAACACTTAGCCCGCCGGGCGTTCGAGGAACTGCGAGCGCAGTCGATCACCGCCTTCATCGAGCCGAGCCCGCTGCGGCGATGGCCCGCAACCCCCACCACCGTCATCGTGATGAACCAGGACCGAGTGGTGGCTCCGCACTGGACCCGGTCGATGGCACGGCGACTACCCGCTGCAGACCTGGTCGAGCTGGACGGCGGTCACTCGCCGTTCTACGCCGACCCCGAGACGCTCGCTAACACCCTTGTTCAGATCAGTCGAAATACTCGCCGCCATTCGCATCCAGTAGATGGCCGGTAA
- a CDS encoding DUF3237 domain-containing protein, with translation MSGDGGPDAAALRPLCHVRYKLAEPITVSSGPSGSRTIGEITSARFEGDRLKASLKGRAAADWAFVEPSGRVLVDARLTLETDDGATIFVSYTGRMDAANGGVFSSMYFETGDERYGWLTRILGVAKGRFFGDTLRYDVYEVV, from the coding sequence ATGAGCGGCGACGGCGGTCCGGACGCGGCGGCGTTGAGACCGTTGTGTCACGTCCGCTATAAACTCGCCGAACCGATCACCGTGTCCTCCGGCCCGTCCGGTAGCCGGACCATCGGCGAGATCACCAGTGCCCGATTCGAGGGTGACCGGTTGAAGGCCTCCCTCAAGGGCCGCGCGGCCGCTGATTGGGCTTTCGTGGAACCGTCGGGACGCGTCCTCGTGGATGCTCGACTCACGCTCGAGACCGACGACGGTGCAACAATATTCGTCAGCTACACCGGCCGCATGGACGCGGCGAACGGTGGCGTCTTTTCGTCGATGTACTTCGAGACGGGTGACGAACGATACGGTTGGCTGACCCGAATCCTCGGCGTGGCCAAGGGGCGCTTCTTCGGAGACACGCTGCGCTACGACGTGTACGAAGTGGTCTGA
- a CDS encoding acyl-CoA dehydrogenase family protein, producing the protein MSTATASEAEIQLFVSTTRAFLDREMSIEHIRDLNKNDRGFDKAWWRRGAELGWTSLLVPEDLGGGCVTGDPVTDAARIAEQFGRSVAPGPLIPISAVATALAEASNSAAHHTLLASLIEGSAIAACAVDEPGRAFGTSPTTTATRSTDGYCITGVKDRVEAAQHCDVFLISAVCEGALRQFVVASGAPGVSIERIPTVDFVKDYGRVRFDNVEVVAESVVGGPDETAQLMARQTLVAQVLQCAEMVGALDSVFTMTVAWARDRHSFGRPLASYQALKHRFADLKTQLEACRAIAARAARDVSARAENAALTVSAAKAYIGEYSVAIMQDCIQLHGGIGVTWEHDLHLFLRRIEVNRALFGTTEEHQENVFALSEKLGKAK; encoded by the coding sequence GTGTCGACAGCGACGGCAAGCGAGGCCGAAATCCAGCTGTTCGTGTCCACCACCCGCGCCTTTCTCGACCGCGAGATGTCCATCGAACACATTCGGGACTTGAACAAGAACGACCGTGGATTCGACAAGGCCTGGTGGCGGCGCGGTGCCGAACTCGGCTGGACGAGCTTGCTGGTACCTGAGGACCTCGGGGGCGGTTGTGTCACTGGCGATCCGGTCACCGATGCGGCGCGCATCGCCGAGCAGTTCGGCCGAAGTGTTGCCCCCGGCCCGTTGATCCCGATCAGTGCTGTCGCCACTGCCCTAGCGGAGGCGTCCAATTCGGCCGCACATCACACCCTGCTGGCCTCATTGATCGAAGGATCCGCGATCGCCGCGTGCGCGGTCGATGAGCCTGGACGGGCGTTCGGCACATCACCGACGACGACTGCCACACGATCCACTGACGGCTACTGCATCACCGGTGTCAAGGATCGTGTCGAAGCCGCACAGCACTGCGACGTGTTTCTCATCAGTGCCGTATGCGAGGGAGCCCTGCGCCAATTCGTCGTGGCGTCCGGTGCGCCGGGTGTCTCCATCGAGCGCATACCGACTGTCGACTTCGTCAAGGACTACGGCCGTGTGCGATTCGACAATGTCGAAGTGGTGGCGGAGTCCGTCGTCGGCGGACCGGACGAGACAGCGCAACTGATGGCTCGCCAGACGCTGGTCGCTCAAGTCCTGCAGTGTGCCGAAATGGTCGGCGCATTGGACAGCGTGTTCACGATGACAGTGGCGTGGGCGCGTGATCGTCACAGCTTCGGGCGGCCGCTGGCGTCCTACCAGGCGCTCAAACACCGCTTCGCCGACCTCAAAACCCAGCTGGAAGCCTGCCGGGCCATCGCGGCGCGCGCGGCCCGCGACGTCAGCGCGAGGGCGGAGAACGCGGCACTCACGGTCAGCGCCGCCAAGGCGTACATCGGCGAATACTCGGTCGCGATAATGCAGGACTGCATTCAGTTGCACGGCGGTATCGGCGTCACGTGGGAACACGATCTCCATCTGTTCCTCCGCAGAATCGAGGTCAACCGCGCGCTGTTCGGCACGACAGAGGAACACCAGGAAAACGTCTTCGCGCTCTCCGAGAAGTTGGGCAAGGCGAAATGA
- a CDS encoding acyl-CoA dehydrogenase family protein has product MTETVEEFAERARDWLADNMPPLTGNTQPALDRAEDSTWRRARELQRRLYDGGFAGICFPREYGGLGLDYAYQAAFNKVAEPYEMPLALNIPSLTICSATLLDAGSEEQKRTRIAAALRGDEVLCQLLSEPGGGSDLAGVTTRADRSGDKWILNGAKTWSSSAFAADFGLCLVRTNWDVPKHEGLTMFLVPLRSPGLTLRRIRQVNGSAEFCEEFFDDVELSDEHVVGEVGGGWAVASRQLFHERRAVAKGSEYANCGASEERRDGAFDLVALVHATGQSDDRWARRLAGRALAHRIVEKALGESVFHGVSTGVMPPASGSITRLYYALCENLNLDAAVALAGPGAVVGAANQDLLAIGQKYLSRQTVCIGGGTTEIARNIIAERVLDFPREYAADRGVPFKDVQRGGTRR; this is encoded by the coding sequence ATGACCGAAACCGTCGAGGAGTTCGCCGAAAGAGCTCGCGACTGGCTCGCGGACAACATGCCGCCGCTGACCGGCAATACACAGCCTGCGCTGGATCGCGCCGAGGACAGCACATGGCGACGAGCCCGCGAGCTCCAACGTCGGCTCTATGACGGCGGATTCGCAGGCATCTGCTTCCCTAGGGAGTATGGCGGCCTCGGCTTGGACTACGCGTATCAGGCCGCGTTCAACAAGGTGGCCGAGCCCTACGAGATGCCGCTTGCGCTCAACATCCCCAGCCTGACGATATGCAGCGCGACCCTGCTCGATGCCGGCAGCGAGGAGCAGAAGCGCACGCGGATTGCTGCTGCATTGCGGGGTGACGAGGTGCTGTGCCAATTGCTATCCGAACCCGGCGGCGGATCCGATCTGGCGGGCGTCACGACCCGCGCAGACCGATCGGGTGACAAGTGGATCCTCAACGGCGCCAAGACCTGGAGCAGCAGTGCCTTCGCCGCAGATTTCGGCCTGTGCCTGGTGCGCACAAACTGGGATGTGCCCAAGCACGAGGGGCTCACGATGTTCCTGGTGCCGCTGCGGTCCCCGGGGCTGACGCTGCGACGGATCCGTCAAGTGAACGGGTCCGCCGAGTTCTGCGAGGAGTTCTTCGACGACGTCGAACTATCCGACGAGCACGTGGTCGGCGAGGTCGGAGGAGGGTGGGCCGTCGCCTCAAGACAGCTGTTCCACGAGCGTCGCGCGGTGGCGAAAGGATCTGAGTACGCAAATTGCGGGGCTTCCGAGGAAAGGCGTGACGGCGCTTTCGATCTCGTAGCTCTGGTGCACGCCACCGGTCAGTCCGACGATCGGTGGGCGCGGCGGCTGGCGGGACGCGCGCTGGCTCACCGTATCGTCGAGAAAGCATTGGGCGAGAGCGTCTTTCACGGGGTTTCCACCGGAGTGATGCCGCCTGCATCGGGCTCCATCACCCGCCTCTACTACGCACTCTGCGAGAACCTGAATCTCGATGCCGCTGTGGCGCTGGCCGGACCGGGGGCAGTGGTAGGTGCGGCGAACCAGGACCTCCTGGCGATCGGGCAGAAGTATCTGTCGCGGCAAACCGTGTGCATCGGTGGCGGCACGACGGAGATCGCGCGAAACATCATTGCCGAACGCGTGCTTGACTTTCCGCGTGAGTACGCCGCTGACCGCGGCGTTCCGTTCAAGGATGTGCAACGAGGTGGCACACGACGATGA
- a CDS encoding FAS1-like dehydratase domain-containing protein gives MTLITDRLRAAIGVWHEQDGPVFPIDSSDIRRWAIATYWPQQPPRLFWDEDYARTTRWGGVIAPDDFNPFAWPIQPPDAGPAQYALPQPGEPGQRVLNGGVEFTFGEPMRPGDLITGRWRIKEATEREGRLGQMLYVRLERELRNQRGEIVRTRIDTLIRY, from the coding sequence ATGACGTTGATCACCGACCGCTTGCGCGCCGCGATCGGCGTCTGGCACGAACAGGACGGACCGGTATTCCCCATCGATTCCTCGGATATCCGCCGGTGGGCGATCGCCACTTATTGGCCACAGCAGCCGCCGCGCTTGTTCTGGGACGAGGACTACGCCCGCACCACTCGCTGGGGTGGCGTCATCGCTCCCGACGACTTCAATCCGTTCGCGTGGCCCATCCAGCCTCCCGATGCCGGACCAGCGCAATATGCGCTTCCCCAACCCGGCGAGCCGGGGCAACGCGTCCTCAACGGCGGAGTGGAGTTCACGTTCGGTGAGCCGATGCGACCGGGTGATCTGATCACCGGCCGATGGCGGATCAAGGAGGCCACCGAACGCGAGGGACGACTCGGCCAGATGCTCTATGTGCGGCTGGAACGAGAGTTGCGCAATCAGCGCGGCGAGATAGTCCGCACTCGTATCGACACCCTGATCAGATACTGA
- a CDS encoding NAD-dependent succinate-semialdehyde dehydrogenase, with protein sequence MFIDGKWQSAASGKTFSSINPATGAVLDTVADGGRAEARLAIDAAVAALPAWRAKTAYERADILAAAHRIMLERQDELAVLMTKEQGKPLRMARTEVGYAADFLLWFAEEAKRVYGEVIPSSRADQRFLVLQQPVGVCAAITPWNYPISMITRKVAPALAAGCTSVLKPAEQTPLCAIETFRVFEDAGVPAGVVNLVTCSDPEPVAEEILSDPQVRKISFTGSTEVGKMIAARAGATMKRVSMELGGHAPFLVFDDADPEHAAKGAALVKFLNTGQACICPNRFIVHRSIVAPFLETLRQRVEKLVPGDGLAKGTTVGPLIDEAALNKMTRQVDDAVGRGATLMLGGTQLTGDTFDGGHFFAPTILSEVTPDMVICSEETFGPIAPVLVFDDEAEAIQMANSTSYGLAGYIYTRDISRAIRVAEALDFGMIGINDINPTSAAVPFGGIKESGLGREGARAGITEYLDTKVLGIAL encoded by the coding sequence GTGTTCATCGACGGGAAATGGCAATCCGCCGCGTCAGGCAAGACTTTCTCGAGTATCAACCCTGCGACCGGGGCGGTGCTGGACACCGTCGCCGACGGTGGCCGCGCCGAAGCCCGCCTCGCCATCGACGCGGCGGTTGCCGCGTTGCCAGCCTGGCGGGCCAAGACTGCCTACGAGCGCGCAGACATCCTCGCTGCGGCGCACCGCATCATGCTGGAACGCCAGGATGAGCTGGCCGTCCTCATGACGAAGGAACAGGGCAAGCCTCTACGGATGGCACGCACGGAGGTCGGCTACGCCGCCGACTTCCTGCTGTGGTTCGCCGAGGAGGCCAAACGTGTTTACGGCGAAGTGATTCCGTCGTCGCGGGCGGATCAGCGCTTCCTGGTGTTACAACAGCCGGTCGGGGTGTGCGCAGCTATCACACCGTGGAACTACCCAATCTCGATGATCACCCGGAAGGTCGCTCCCGCACTGGCCGCAGGATGCACGTCGGTTTTGAAACCGGCCGAGCAGACACCGCTGTGCGCGATCGAGACGTTCCGCGTGTTCGAAGACGCCGGAGTGCCTGCCGGTGTGGTCAACCTGGTGACCTGTTCGGATCCCGAACCGGTCGCCGAGGAGATCCTGTCGGATCCGCAGGTACGAAAGATCAGTTTCACCGGTTCGACCGAGGTCGGAAAGATGATCGCCGCGCGCGCAGGTGCCACGATGAAGCGGGTGTCGATGGAACTCGGCGGGCACGCACCGTTTCTCGTGTTCGACGACGCCGACCCCGAACACGCGGCCAAAGGCGCGGCCCTCGTCAAGTTCCTCAACACCGGCCAGGCATGTATCTGTCCCAATCGGTTCATCGTGCATCGCTCGATCGTCGCGCCGTTTCTCGAGACGTTACGGCAGCGAGTGGAAAAGCTTGTCCCAGGAGACGGATTGGCGAAGGGAACCACAGTTGGCCCCCTCATCGACGAGGCGGCGCTGAACAAGATGACCCGACAGGTCGACGATGCAGTCGGCAGGGGCGCCACACTGATGCTCGGAGGTACGCAACTGACAGGCGACACCTTCGACGGCGGCCACTTCTTCGCGCCGACCATCTTGTCCGAGGTCACCCCGGATATGGTGATCTGCTCGGAAGAAACGTTCGGGCCCATCGCTCCGGTTCTGGTGTTCGACGACGAGGCCGAGGCCATCCAGATGGCCAACTCCACCAGCTACGGACTCGCCGGATACATCTACACGCGCGACATCAGCCGTGCGATCCGAGTCGCCGAAGCGCTCGACTTCGGCATGATCGGCATCAACGACATCAACCCGACCTCGGCCGCGGTCCCATTCGGCGGCATCAAGGAAAGCGGACTGGGCCGTGAGGGTGCTCGCGCGGGTATCACCGAGTACCTCGATACCAAAGTGTTGGGAATCGCATTGTGA